Genomic segment of Corvus moneduloides isolate bCorMon1 chromosome 14, bCorMon1.pri, whole genome shotgun sequence:
AGGCTCACTGCCCACCTGAGGCTCGccggggctgggctctgctccaccacCGCGCTCCTGCTCCGGGAGCCTGAACCCAGGGAACATCCCTGCCTTGGCTGGGGCCACGCTGCCATGGATGGAGTCCCCAAACATCCCACAGTCCGGGTCTGTGTTGAACCCCGGGTTGTTCTTTGTGAGCTGAGTAAGGCAACTTCCAGGGGCTTTTTGGCTGTTGTAACAGTTTTCCGGACACAGAGTCCCTGGAAAATCCCTCCACTCTGGATTTTCAGCCCTAGCCACTGCAACCCCACCGTTGACAGCCTGGGTTGGGGTGTGTGAGGCCACCTGCTCACTCCCAAGGCCACTCTGACTCTTGCCAATGGAGCCAGCTGCTCTACTTTTACATTCAATGCACTGCTTTTCCCGGGGACACTTCTCCTTGCTGGACACATCCAGGCGCTTCAGGACCggctccctctgcagctcccagtacAGCAGCTCCTTCTGAATGGCTGCAAGCCCCTCTTCTTCAGCTTCCATCAGCCCTCTTTTCTGATCCATCATCTGCTGGATCAGGCTCTTCTCTGCAGGGAGGCAGAAGTCCATGAAGTAGCTGAAGATGCCCTGGCGTGGGACTTTGCCCTCGAACAGGGATTCCTCCCCGTGAGAGGGGCTCATCAGGGCGTCAAACTCATAAAGTGCATCTCCGCTGTAGCTGTCCCGGGGCAGTCGGTCCTTCTTgagctcctctccagcctcaTCCTCCGGCCCTGGCGTGGTGGAGTCGTAATACCCCTCGTCACTGTTCGGGGCAGACTCCTGCTGGTCACTCTGGGGCGTCAGGAGGTCAACGCCGTCCATGGCGTCCCCCATGTAGGGGTGGGCGTCGGCCTCGTGCGAGGCGTGCgtctccaggctgctgcttgaCACCTGGGCCCcgtagctcctgtcctctggcacGCCGCTGTCCCACACCTGGTGCAGGTACTCCTCAGCCTCCTCAGGGATGGCCATCTCCTCGCCACCGCCCTGGTATGTGACCAGGCAGGAGCTGCGTTTGGTGGCGTCTCGGCTGCGCTCCACCGAGATGCTGCTCTCAGCGATGTCAGGCTCGGCGATGTCGTCCCCGCACCCTGTCAGGGAGTCGAAGCTCTTCAGGGAGGTGACGTCGTCCAGGATGAGGCTCAGCAGGTCCCCGgagtgcaggcagggaggctcGTTGTCCATGAGGTCAGGGTGGAAGGCCAGCAGCAAACTCTCACGGTCAAACTCAGCGCAGGCAGCAGTCTCTGCCTCTGATTTTGTATCTGGAACGTCCCCATTCCCTGGCACGGCCATCGTGTCACCCTCAGAGCTGCCTCCATCGGCCACGGGGCAAGCGGGCTCAGTGGCCTCACCACAGCTGGGGtcaccccctgagccccccggGCAGGCCGTGGCCTCAGGGACCggccctgctcccctgccctcTGCGGCCCCTTGGCTCTCCACTGCCATTCCAGGAGCATTCCCGGCCTCCTCCGTGTCCCCGTTCCACTCGGGGAGCTCTGCCTTCTCACTCTCGGCAGCCTTGCTCTTCCGGTGGCGCCGGATGCTGTTAAAGAATCCTTTCAGCCCTTTTTTGGGTCTGGGGAAAGAGGATTTCTCCCCGTTGGGCTTTTTGTCACAGCCCTCAATACTGCCGGGGGGAGAGCTGTCCTGCTGGCCCAAATCCCCCCTGGCACCAGAGTCCACAGCCAGCTGAGCGCTGCGGGAGCTGGGCAGTGGGCCGGGatgcccatccctgctgccctccgAGGGGCTGTCCGGCTGTGTCCCACTGCCCTTGTc
This window contains:
- the AMER1 gene encoding APC membrane recruitment protein 1, with amino-acid sequence METGSPEERDGGDQRREEGGDAPPDSANGSVLTAEPQQPPPGKLRKTAFKLFGGKRSICTLPSFFGGRGKKGLSKCKTHDGLSSAACDKGSGTQPDSPSEGSRDGHPGPLPSSRSAQLAVDSGARGDLGQQDSSPPGSIEGCDKKPNGEKSSFPRPKKGLKGFFNSIRRHRKSKAAESEKAELPEWNGDTEEAGNAPGMAVESQGAAEGRGAGPVPEATACPGGSGGDPSCGEATEPACPVADGGSSEGDTMAVPGNGDVPDTKSEAETAACAEFDRESLLLAFHPDLMDNEPPCLHSGDLLSLILDDVTSLKSFDSLTGCGDDIAEPDIAESSISVERSRDATKRSSCLVTYQGGGEEMAIPEEAEEYLHQVWDSGVPEDRSYGAQVSSSSLETHASHEADAHPYMGDAMDGVDLLTPQSDQQESAPNSDEGYYDSTTPGPEDEAGEELKKDRLPRDSYSGDALYEFDALMSPSHGEESLFEGKVPRQGIFSYFMDFCLPAEKSLIQQMMDQKRGLMEAEEEGLAAIQKELLYWELQREPVLKRLDVSSKEKCPREKQCIECKSRAAGSIGKSQSGLGSEQVASHTPTQAVNGGVAVARAENPEWRDFPGTLCPENCYNSQKAPGSCLTQLTKNNPGFNTDPDCGMFGDSIHGSVAPAKAGMFPGFRLPEQERGGGAEPSPGEPQVGSEPEHAVSFSQALVEFASSGTLFSSLSESLGSSASSSSFTQNLPALPTMVTFDVVDVEQDGEGECEQHPELTAGEDIAEAFDDSYGQKESLAECDERMSPGFSPGSFQSCNWGVASLPRHLRLHGLSPSMPAPLSVDRRSRSLDTESLEFELAEPQGARSGPQPCRLWARREASRKDSAGARRSRSKEEGELVAPEGGSSWPGLRHLQPGTDTAPGGMELWGFVPAGAMESIWEPSEPPDTVSPFLPLSRGGTGEAPQRRPQDAELSRHPLRPSNLPLQLETRWGWEAAGSYRYHGDVPKLSRLLPLGEAELPPSFTFTCSPEHRTKGKPVGIAQGVPQHPSGSSGDTEGPERCPEPLKGRATPGHGGCRSAVLSVTDAE